AAACCTGTCAGATAACGCTAAAAAGGGTTCATCCCAGGTGGTTTTAACTGATGCTTCTCAGGTTCGTCAGAACGACTTGATTAAGATCTGGAAAAATGTTAAGTGGTGTCCTCTTGATTATCCTGATCAAATGACAGGTGAAATATATGCTGTTAAAAGTGTAAATGGAAATGTCGTCACTTTAAATCAACCACTTCTTAGAGATTACAGCTTGTCCGAGACCGTCCAAACTGAAGTATACAGACCTATTGAAATGCATATAAAGAACATAGGGATAGAGGATACGGGGGCGACAATGCCTCATCATGGACTGGTTATGGACTATTGCAAGGACAGTTCTGTCACTAATTCCCGGTTCAGTGATAGTGGATTTGGGGCTATTTGTCTGTATTCCTGTTTTAATGTGGATATTAATAATAATGAAATATATGACTGTCTTAAGCCCGGCAGTGGATATGGTGTAAATGTGGCTAGCGGTTCGGCTTTTGTCAATATCGAACAGAATTACATAAAGAATTGCAGACATGCTATAACAGGCAATTCAGCTGAACGTAAATCTTTAAATCGAGACGTTTTTATCGCCAATAATACTCTGATAGGGGCAGATATCGCTGGCTCATGTGTTGTTGATGCTCATCCAGTTACTATTAGTTATATAGTCACTAAAAATAAAATATATCCACAGCTTCCGTACTTTTTTGCATTCCTTGACGGTACACAATACTCAGAATTTACCGAGAATGAAATATATGGTGGATATGGGGCAGTCGTTAGAAGAGGCAATGTGAATGATGGAGTGCATATAATAAAAGATAATATTATGGATGGAATCGCGGGGGTTACGTATCAAGGGGGTGAAAAAGGTGTTGGAGATACTCTTATAATTACAAATAATGTTCAAAATAGTGGAGAATACGGAGTTTATTTCCCAGATCACGAAAGTTTCAGGAATATAATAGTAAGTGAGAACACCTTTAGCAATCTTTCAAAACAGGAAGTGTATCAGAAGTTCCCAATAAACAAGATAAACTTAAAAATCTCTGATGATTTAGTTAGTGTAGAAAATAAAGAAGCAGTGCCTGCACCTGTAAAGGAAGAAGAAGAGGAAGAAGAAGAGGAAAAAGAAGTAGTGCCTGCATCTGTAAAGGAAGAAGAAGAGGAAGAAGAAGTAGTGGATGAAGCAGTGCCTGCATCTGTAAAGGAAGAAGAAGAGGAAGAAGAAGTAGTAGATGAAGCAGTGCCTGCACCTGTAAAGGAAGAAGAAGAGGAAGAAGAAGAGGAAAAAGAAGTAGTGCCTGCATCTGTAAAGGAAGAAGAAGAGGAAGAAGAAGTAGTGGATGAAGCAGTGCCTGCATCTGTAAAGGAAGAAGAAGAGGAAGAAGAAGTAGTAGATGAAGCAGTGCCTGCACCTGTAAAGGAAGAAGAAGAGGAAGAAGAAGTAGTTGTGGTTAAAGCAGTGTCTGCATCTGTAAAGGAAGAAGAGGAAGAAGAAGTAGTGGATGAAGCAGTGCCTGCACCTGTAAAGGAAGAAAAAGAGGAAGAAGAAGAGGAAGAAGAGGAAGAAGAAGTAGTGGATGAAACAGTGCCTGCACCTGAAACAGTTGTTAATCCTGCCATCTATGAATTAACGCCTCTTGATAATACACAGGCTCTCAAGGAATATGTGGAATGTACATACAAATGCCATGTGATGACAAAAACAGGGCTGGCTACTCTTCTTGATGCCTCAATGTGTTACTGGGTAAATGGTGAGGATGAAAAAGCCATTTCCATGCTTAAATCCTTTATCCATCTCGCTGAAAGAATGAAGGAATGCAAGCAGATCTCGGCTGATGAAGCGGATTATATGGTAAAGGAAACGAAGATAATTCTTTATCAGATGGATGAAGGAGATGGAACATCCAATGTAATTGACGAAGTCTGCGATAAAACCAAAACAGTCTGTGAAGAAAAACCAGTTTGTACAGAAACCAAATCAGTCTGTGAAGAAAATTCAGTCTGTGAAGAAAAACTAGTCTGTGAAGAAAAATCAGTCTGTGAAGAAAAATCAGTCTGTGAAGAAAAATCAGTCTGTGAAGAAAAACTAGTCTGTGAAGAAAAACCAGTCTGTGATGAAAAACCGGTTTGTGACGAAACAAATTCAGTTTGTGACGAAACCAAAACAGTCTGTGAAGAAAAACCAGTTTGCGACGAAACCAAAACAGTCTGTGAAGAAAAACCAGTTTGTACAGAAACCAAATCAGTTTGTGACGAAAAACCGGTTTGTACAGAAACCAAATCAGTTTGTGACGAAAAACCGGTTTGTGAAGAAACCAAATCAGTTTGTGACGAAAAACTAGTTTGTGACGAAACCAAATCAGTTTGTGAAAAAAAACCGGTTTGTGACGAAACCAAATCAGTTTGTGAAGAAAAACCGGTTTGTACAGAAACCAAGTCAGTTTGCACAGAAACCAAACCAGCCTGTAAACCAGTCTGTGAAGAAACAAAATCAGTTTGTACAGAAACCAAACCAATTTGTATCGAAACCAAATCAGTTTGCAAACTAATTTACAAAAAAAATAGAGAAGTAATGCCAGATCAAAGCTGTGAAGTTGAAGAGGCTCCAGTAAAAAGTCCCGAAAAGGTAAAAGCCCCAGCAAAAGACTGTGACAATGGAGAAACTAAAACTTCAGTAAAAAGTCCCGAAAAGGTAAAAGCCCCAGCAAAAAGCTGTGATAATGAAGAAACTAAAACTCCAGTAAAAAACACTGAAGACGTTGAACAGGCTCCAGCAAAAGACTGCGACAATGGAGAAACTAAAACTCCAGTAAGAAACATTGAAGATGTTGAACAGTCTCAAGCAAAAGACTGCGACAATGGAGAAACTAAAACTCCAGTAAAAAGTCCCGAAAAGGTAAAAGCCCCAGCAAAAAGCTGTGATAATGAAGAAACTAAAACTTCAGTAAAAAACACTGAAGACGTTGAACAGGCTCCAGCAAAAGACTGTGACAATGGAGAAACTAAAACTTCAGTAAAAAGTCCCGAAAAGGTAAAAGCCCCAGCAAAAAGCTGTGATAATGAAGAAACTAAAACTCCAGTAAAAAACACTGAAGACGTTGAACAGGCTCCAGCAAAAGACTGTGACAATGGAGAAACTAAAACTTCAGTAAAAAGTCCCGAAAAGGTAAAAACCCCAGCAAAAAGCTGTGACAATGGAGAAACTAAAACTTCAGTAAAAAACACTGAAGACGTTGAACAGGCTCCAGCAAATGACTGTGACAATGGAGAAACTAAAACTTCAGAAAAAAGTCCCGAAAAGGTAAAAGCCCCAGCAAAAAGCTGTGATAATGAAGAAACTAAAACTTCAGTAAAAAACACTGAAGACGTTGAACAGGCTCCAGCAAAAGACTGTGACAATGGAGAAACTAAAACTCCAGTAAAAAGTCCCGAAAAGGTAAAAGCTCCAGCAAAAAGCTGTGATAATGAAGAAACTAAAACTCCAGTAAAAAACATTGAAGACGTTGAACAGTCTCAAGCAAAAGACTGCGACAATGGAGAAACTAAAACTCCAGTAAAAAGTCCCGAAAAGGTAAAAGCCCCAGCAAAAAGCTGTGATAATGAAGAAACTAAAACTTCAGTAAAAAACACTGAAGACGTTGAACAGGCTCCAGCAAAAGACTGTGACAATGGAGAAATTAAAACTCCAGTAAAAAACACTGAAGACGTTGAACAGTCTCAAGCAAAAGACTGCGACAATGGAGAAATTAAAACTCCAGTAAAAAGTCCCGAAAAGGTAAAAGCCCCAGCAAAAAGCTGTGACAATGGAGAAACTAAAACTCCAGTAAGAAACACCGAAGATGTTGAACAGTCTCAAGCAAAAGATTGTGACAATGGAGAAACTAAAACTTCAGTAAAAAACACTGAAGACGTTAAACAGGCTCCAACAAAAAGCCCTGATGATAAAAAAGTAAGTGAAGATAATATCGATCAGATAGAGGCAAATTAAGGAGGAGGATTGAAGTTATAGCCATCAGGAGGTGATAACTAAAAACCAGTGACACCTTTTATACATTTATTATTTTTCTTTTTTGATTATTTCTTTTTTGATCTTTTCTTTTTATTGTT
The Methanosarcina sp. WWM596 DNA segment above includes these coding regions:
- a CDS encoding NosD domain-containing protein — translated: MAFVLALLYLTLSSPAALASNIVIDDDAQPAVSGLYLTSDYTDDAACIQAALDNSKSGDTITIREGDYYIKNRIYQCSKSLNVIGEGKVTLHIQTPEKEVYGIYFCGSFITSKNLSDNAKKGSSQVVLTDASQVRQNDLIKIWKNVKWCPLDYPDQMTGEIYAVKSVNGNVVTLNQPLLRDYSLSETVQTEVYRPIEMHIKNIGIEDTGATMPHHGLVMDYCKDSSVTNSRFSDSGFGAICLYSCFNVDINNNEIYDCLKPGSGYGVNVASGSAFVNIEQNYIKNCRHAITGNSAERKSLNRDVFIANNTLIGADIAGSCVVDAHPVTISYIVTKNKIYPQLPYFFAFLDGTQYSEFTENEIYGGYGAVVRRGNVNDGVHIIKDNIMDGIAGVTYQGGEKGVGDTLIITNNVQNSGEYGVYFPDHESFRNIIVSENTFSNLSKQEVYQKFPINKINLKISDDLVSVENKEAVPAPVKEEEEEEEEEKEVVPASVKEEEEEEEVVDEAVPASVKEEEEEEEVVDEAVPAPVKEEEEEEEEEKEVVPASVKEEEEEEEVVDEAVPASVKEEEEEEEVVDEAVPAPVKEEEEEEEVVVVKAVSASVKEEEEEEVVDEAVPAPVKEEKEEEEEEEEEEEVVDETVPAPETVVNPAIYELTPLDNTQALKEYVECTYKCHVMTKTGLATLLDASMCYWVNGEDEKAISMLKSFIHLAERMKECKQISADEADYMVKETKIILYQMDEGDGTSNVIDEVCDKTKTVCEEKPVCTETKSVCEENSVCEEKLVCEEKSVCEEKSVCEEKSVCEEKLVCEEKPVCDEKPVCDETNSVCDETKTVCEEKPVCDETKTVCEEKPVCTETKSVCDEKPVCTETKSVCDEKPVCEETKSVCDEKLVCDETKSVCEKKPVCDETKSVCEEKPVCTETKSVCTETKPACKPVCEETKSVCTETKPICIETKSVCKLIYKKNREVMPDQSCEVEEAPVKSPEKVKAPAKDCDNGETKTSVKSPEKVKAPAKSCDNEETKTPVKNTEDVEQAPAKDCDNGETKTPVRNIEDVEQSQAKDCDNGETKTPVKSPEKVKAPAKSCDNEETKTSVKNTEDVEQAPAKDCDNGETKTSVKSPEKVKAPAKSCDNEETKTPVKNTEDVEQAPAKDCDNGETKTSVKSPEKVKTPAKSCDNGETKTSVKNTEDVEQAPANDCDNGETKTSEKSPEKVKAPAKSCDNEETKTSVKNTEDVEQAPAKDCDNGETKTPVKSPEKVKAPAKSCDNEETKTPVKNIEDVEQSQAKDCDNGETKTPVKSPEKVKAPAKSCDNEETKTSVKNTEDVEQAPAKDCDNGEIKTPVKNTEDVEQSQAKDCDNGEIKTPVKSPEKVKAPAKSCDNGETKTPVRNTEDVEQSQAKDCDNGETKTSVKNTEDVKQAPTKSPDDKKVSEDNIDQIEAN